One Nostoc sp. UHCC 0302 DNA window includes the following coding sequences:
- a CDS encoding NAD-dependent epimerase — MTKILVTGAAGFIGFHLSKYLLERGDEVVGLDNLNDYYDVTLKKDRLEQLLEKPGFSFHLLDLADREGISKLFAQLSFNKVVNLAAQAGVRYSLKNPHAYVDSNLVGFVNILEGCRHTNVEHLVFASSSSVYGANTKIPFSVHDNVDHPVSLYAATKKANELMAHTYSSLYGLPTSGLRFFTVYGPWGRPDMALFIFTKAILAGQPIDVFNYGKMRRDFTYIDDIVEGVIHVVDQVAEPNPNWSGYSPDPATSYAPYKNYNIGNNQPVELMHFIEILENYLGMKANKSLLPMQPGDVPTTYADIDALVEDVGFKPNTKIEVGIEHFVKWYRSYYQV; from the coding sequence ATGACAAAAATTTTAGTTACTGGTGCGGCTGGTTTTATTGGTTTTCACCTCAGCAAATACTTACTAGAAAGAGGTGATGAGGTTGTTGGTTTGGATAATCTCAATGATTACTACGATGTGACTTTAAAAAAAGATAGGTTAGAGCAACTTTTAGAAAAGCCAGGTTTTAGCTTTCATCTATTAGATTTAGCAGATCGAGAAGGCATCTCAAAATTATTCGCTCAATTGAGCTTTAATAAAGTCGTAAATTTGGCTGCACAAGCAGGAGTTCGCTATTCGTTAAAAAATCCCCATGCTTATGTAGATAGCAACTTGGTGGGATTCGTAAATATTCTGGAAGGTTGTCGTCATACGAATGTAGAACATTTAGTATTTGCTTCTTCGAGTTCAGTTTATGGTGCAAATACAAAAATTCCCTTCTCAGTTCACGACAATGTAGACCATCCGGTTAGTTTGTATGCTGCCACTAAAAAAGCCAATGAATTAATGGCACATACTTACAGTAGTTTGTATGGCTTACCAACTTCAGGATTACGTTTCTTTACTGTGTACGGACCTTGGGGTCGTCCAGACATGGCATTATTTATCTTTACTAAAGCAATTTTGGCAGGACAACCCATTGATGTCTTCAATTACGGCAAGATGAGGCGTGATTTTACTTATATTGATGACATTGTTGAAGGTGTAATTCACGTTGTTGATCAAGTTGCTGAACCTAATCCAAACTGGTCAGGATATTCTCCTGACCCTGCTACAAGTTATGCACCATACAAAAATTACAATATCGGTAACAATCAGCCCGTTGAATTAATGCATTTTATCGAAATTCTGGAAAATTACTTGGGTATGAAAGCAAATAAAAGTTTACTACCAATGCAACCTGGTGATGTCCCTACAACTTATGCCGATATTGATGCCTTAGTAGAAGATGTTGGTTTTAAACCAAATACCAAGATTGAGGTGGGTATTGAGCATTTTGTTAAATGGTATCGGTCATATTACCAAGTTTAA